Within Saccharomyces paradoxus chromosome X, complete sequence, the genomic segment tcccaacaatttATCCGATTATTCACCAAATTCTCAGTTAGCGGATACCATTTTAAGTAATTGCTAATATTTAACCTGCAGTATATTCATCACTGTTTAACGTGTCTCAGAGTGTTCCAATCATTTCCTACTCCCATCAAATAATGTTGTATTACGGACTCGAGTAATACCGGATGTTTGACAATCCTAAGGTCGTTtaggagagtaacttgttgtcagacttattattaacgTGATTCACAGGATGTTACTTACcctatataatctatacaagatctgaatctaactgaagggtggaagcgcggaatctcggatctaaactaatCGTTCAGGTATGTATACGTTTGGTtggtttggttcatcttaggcacgtaggttgcctagtatactcaatcttgtctGTTTCGGaactattgtttcgtacgtgtttcattcatgttttatgtcCAGGTTGGTAAACCTAGTAATGGTGAGGTATctcattttgagatactgttgtattacgggctcgagtaataccggatgtcttgacaatcctaaagtcgtttaggagagtaacttgttgtcagacttattattttcgtgattcacagaatgttacttatcctatataatctatataagatctgaatctaactaaagggtggaagcgcggaatctcggatctaaactaattgttcaggtatttatacgtttggttagtttggttcatcttaggcaagtaggttgcctagtatactcaatcttgtctattgtttcgtacgtgtttcatacatgttttatgtctaggttggtaaatctagtaatgctgaggtatCTCATCTTGAGATACAACAGATACAACAAATAACGTTCCGTGATAGTTTAATGGTCAGAATGGGCGCTTGTCGCGTGCCAGATCGGGGTTCAATTCCCCGTCGCGGagattttttgctttttttaattgtGACAGCCTACTCTTTGCATATAACATAACTTATTCAGAGACCATCCGGCTAACCGGGGAATTCATTACACGTATTTTCTGAACTATACGCACATGTGaagtttgaaaacaataCTTAATTACTCttcattttatatatatgatGCAATGGACTCCTTCTCAACGCAAGCGCCCCTTCCCTGGTTGAGATTCTACTACGGCTCCATGTCTTGGTGAAATACGTCTGCTTCTGAATCTGAATCCAATTTCGGTTTCTTTTCGTGATGTAAATTTTCATGTTCACGTTCACGCTCATTTCCAAGTGCTATTATGTCATTTAAGTTTCTCATGTCTCCTCGTCCATGATTGATTGTTCGTACTTTCCAGGATTTTATACGGTTAGCATTCCTTGCAGGATGCTCGACACTTAAAGGCGGCATAGAGAGCCTAAACTTCGGTGACACATTTCCGTTGATATTAGAGAGGTCCCCATTTGATTCattgaaactgaaattATACTTGACTTCAATATCCTTTCTAGAAGGTTCTTTATGAGTATCATTTTCGCGGTGCTGGTTTTCACTAAACTTATTAAGCTttctttccctttcttTCACCGGATTTGAAGATTTATCTTGTGAATTTGAGAGGATATCGTTTCTTCGTTTATAACACCATGCCCTTAACTCATCGGTAGTCACATTTGAATCCAGCGCACATAGTATATCATCCAAACAGGTGAGGTAGCCTTGATGTTTGGTTAAAGAGTTTTTCTCATTAGCCACACGGTAAAGCCTTGTTACTGCATTGGCGGCTAGCTTGAACTCTTGAGAAAGTTCCAAATTAAGATTCTCAATGGCCTGCTTCGTAGGAGGTTGCTCTGGAGGTAAACTTGATTCTAAAGAATGCATCTGTTCCATTTTAGTTGAGGATTTTTTGCTCTTGAACTAGATATATACCGTCGGTAAAATGATCTCGTAAATTGTAGTTATATGAGTAGCCGCGATTTTAAAACTGCAAAATAATGTAAAGGAAATGCAATAGAATAAATTGCTACGCTTCGACTCCTGATGTTTTTATGGGAAAATGCACTTTCCAAGTGCTGTAAACGATACTTTTATCCAGATGGCTTTGCAagtaaggaaaaagaacaatttgaattttttttttcatgcgcattttgaaacaagttcgaaaagtgaagaaaagatagaTGGGGTAacagaaggaaaagaggCTGCTAGGGTCTATTCGCTCTCTTTCACTATCACGCCAGATAAATGTGTCATAATTTGATAACAACTCCTGGTAAAAGACTTGAATTAGATGTTCAAGTTTGCAGGTTTGataagaaattaaaaagaattgaatgtaaaaaatatctcCCGGGGGCGAGTCGAACGCCCGATCTCAAGATTTCGTAGTGATAAATTACAGTCTTGCGCCTTAAACCAACTTGGCTACCGAGAGTACCTATTAATTGGCAGCTTTTCATTACTGCCTATAAAATATCAGGGgtcttgacaatcctaaTAGAGCTTAGGAAAGTAACTTTGTTGGAATAAGAATCAACTATCATCTATTGACTAGTATTCATATCGCtggtatattatcatatacggtgtaagaggatgacataaagaatgagaaacagtcatccaatctaatggaagctgaaatgcaaggattgataatgtaacaggaaaatgaatgacaaatgaatgacaacatataaaaggaaagaagataaggtaataacactatgtagaactatcgattcccttttgtaaattcctatatcctcgagaagaacttctagtatattcagtattgttggaatgaaattctaatatcatctatttaatagtatattataatatgcggtgcaagaggatgacataaagattgagaaacagtcatccaatctaatggaagctgaaatgcaaggattgataatgtaataggataatgaatgacaacatataaaaagaaagaagataaaataataacactatgtagaactatcgattcccttttgtggattcctatatcctcgaggagaacttctagtatattctatatacctaatattatagcctttagtaacaatggaatcccaacaattatctaattacccacataAATCTCAAGTATACCTATATTATAGtctttagtaacaatggaatcccaacgATTGTCCAATTATTCACAAACATcgcaagaagaaaataacgGCCTCTACGACTGTAACTTTTAACGCGCCAGGCGTAGTGCTAAAGATGGCGGAAAAATATAACGTGTTCTTACAAAGCTTGCCTCTAAACTATATGTGATTTGGagtggaaagaaaaatcaaaactttCAACGATGGGCCGTGGCAAATTAATACTGATAGAAGGCTTAGATAGAACCGGTAAGACTACGCAATGCAATATTTTGtacaaaaaattgcaaCCAAACTGTAAATTACTAAAGTTCCCCGAAAGGTCTACACGGATCGGAGGACTCATAAACGAATATCTGACGGATGATGGTTTCCAACTATCAGACCAGGCCATTCACCTGCTGTTCTCGGCAAATAGATGGGAAATGGTTGACGAGATAAGAAAAGCTTTACTGGAAGGGAAGAACATCGTCATGGACAGATACGTTTATTCTGGAGTAGCATATTCCGCCGCTAAGGGAACAAATGGAATGGATTTGAATTGGTGCTTGCAACCCGATATAGGGTTGCTAAAGCCGGATTTGACGTTATTTTTAAGTACTCAAGATGTCGACAATAACGCTGAAAAATGTGGATTTGGCAACGAAAGATACGAAACTGTTCagtttcaagaaaaagtgaaGCAAACCTTTATAACACTATTGGAAAACGAGATGAGGAAAGGTGATGAATCGATCAGGATTGTGGACGTTAGTAATAGGGGAATTCAGGAAGTTGAAGCGCTTATTTGGCAAATGGTTGAGCCTGTTTTGACCACGCATATTGATCATGACAAATTCTCATTCTTTTAGGAGGATCAGTACATATAGCCTAGTCTAGTCTATCTAAAATACTTAATCTTTCTAACAGCATATCTTTCGAAATTTCTTGTATTTCCCCCCCAATAAACATCTCATCCATTATCATATAGACTTTGTAAAAATTGAACACGATATCCAGTTCACAAACATTACCGAAAAATGCATCTAGCACTTCCACGAACAAATGGATGTGGCATAAATATATGGGCTCATCGTCAAGCAAGTCCACGCCCATAACAAAATACAGACCCGCGTACCTCCTGTATATGAGTTTTGTCGAATCAGAAAACTCTACGAAATTGCTCTGGTGCTTATGATCTCTGGAAGATATGAGTCTGTAAATTTGCGCAATGGCATCTTGGCTACGTTGAGGATCCGAACTGTGTACATCGAACCATCTCACCAACCGCACCACACCTTGCTTATTAAAACACAGTATAAACTGTACCGCCATTTTTATCTCTTACAGCAAACAACCCTTCGCCCTTCGCAAATACAATAGCAACAAATACTATCCCCTCAAGGCAAGCGTTCCTAATTTAGCTAATGAATAAACCATTCCTTCCCGGTCCTATCAAAAGTATCCGAAACGGTTCTGCGCGTGCGAAATGATATGTTCTTACGAAACTATTAGAGGGACCCTTCCATTACAGGTACAGTCTAGAGATACCGGAGCTGCAAGTGTTACATGCCGGCAGCATGATAAACATACCCACGTCCTAAAGCCATTCAAGCGTACATACATGATGTATACAACGTGAACGCTTTGGCACGGTCACCCCACCTAAAAGCATAACCTCTTGAGCAAAAACCCAAATAGTCACCACGTGCGATGCGGTGCATGGGTGATTGTCTTTTCGTCATTGGCACGACCCCTTGCAGGTGGGAGGTAGAACCAAATAATATCCAGTTGACGGTAAGAGCTGCTTCATATATAGGGCTAGCAAGAAGTGAGAAAGCTTATCAGGTGCCGTCGGTAATCTTATCCAAACTACAATACCGCACGCACACCAGGAAAGTAAAGTTGGGTAAGCCGTAGCAGTTGTTTTTACAGGTTATACCGattgaataaaataatgGTGGGAAACAGTAAGGACAAAGAGGTACATAAAAGTCCCTCTGTTAGTACTTTGAAGCTCTTGGGAAAGCGCCTGTTTAATTCCAGCAGTCATACGGATAACTCTTCGTTACTCCTCAGTGCTGAACAATTGGGCAATGGAAGAAGTCTAAGGAAAAGGCCAACCTCTCCGTCTATTGGTGGAAGTGGTAGCGGTGGCAATTCACCTTCGTCTTCTGCTGGCGCACGGCAGAGATCTGCTTCTTTacatagaagaaaaaacaatgcTTCAGTAGGATTTTCAAATGGGCCTGTGTCCTCACACAAGTCCTCCGCTGCATTGCAGGACTTAATCaaacataataataaccCTTATTTGAACTCTCCGTCTGATATCTTGGGCACAGGTACTGGTATTTCCTCGGCAAGAGATAGGGATAGAATCGTTTTAGAtagagaaaaggaaaaagaaagggcgagaaacaaagaaagaaataccCATCACGCGGGCTTACCGCAAAGGTCTAATAGTATGGCCAGTCACCATTTTCCCAACGAGAATATTGTTTATAATCCATACGGCATAAGCCCAAACCATGCTAGGCCAGATACTGCATTTGCTGACACTCTGAATATGAATAAGGAGAACGATTTAAGTTTTTACATGCATGATGGTAACAGCAAGATACGGATGTTGCCGCTTCCTATCGCCAACCCGAACGATTTTTTGCCCGAAGATATGAAACAATATAGTGTCCATTTAACAGATAATTTCGTATTTGATACGGATAATAAGCCTATCGGTTCGGGCGGGTCTAGTGAAGTTAGAAAAGTTAAATCAAGTTACAGGCAAAAGGATGTTTACgctttaaagaaattgaatatgATATATCACGAGTCGCCTGAGAAATTTTACAAGAGATGCTCTAAAGAATTTATTATTGCCAAGCATTTAAGTCACAATGTCCACATCACGAAGACTTTTTACCTTCTAAAAGTTCCCACCACCACATATACAACTCGTGGTTGGGGGTTTATCATGGAACTAGGTGTCAAGGATCTTTTCCAGCTGATGGAAAGAACAGGCTGGAAGAACGTTCCGTTCAACGAAAAATATTGTCTTTTTAAACAAGTAGCCCAAGGTATTAAGTTTTGTCATGACAATGGTATTGCTCACCGTGATTTGAAGCCTGAAAATGTTCTGATTTCCAAAGAAGGTATATGTAAGTTGACGGACTTTGGTATTTCTGATTGGTACCATGTGGTACCTCATGACTACACTAGTCCAGTGAAGACATGCCAAGGTATGATTGGTTCTCCACCATACACCCCGCCAGAAGTAATGTACTTCGATGCCAAGAAGCATTACcctgaaaaattccaaaaacCATACAACCCGTTGGCCATGGATTCCTATGCCCTCGGAATCATGTTAATTACCATGATTAACAATATCATCCCTTTCATCGATTCCTGTAACACTGATGCGAGATTCAGGGAATTCGAAGTGTCATATGACAACTTCATCAATCACCAAAACCCTCATTTCAGGGACAAGGGCTGTCACAAGCCAGGCCCCGGTTCCGAATACTCTTTAgcaagaaatttcaaaaatactgACGCTACGCGTATCGCATGGAGATTAGCTGATCCTAATCCTGCGACTAGATATACAATGGATGATTTATTTGATGATCCttttttccaacaaattGAAACGTGTGTCGAGCCaagtgatgatgatttagTAAGGGTTCCtgaattaagaaaaagtaCCTCTACCAATGATTTTACTGAAAATTCATCGGATACACCCTGTGATCAGGAAGTCGTTCACACGTCAAATCCATTCctaaaaaaggaaactcTCACTTCTAAACCAAGATCGATGTTAGAAATCGCGGAATCTCCTTCcttaaaacaaaaatccAAGGTAAAAGACAACGCAAAGACTAAATCACATGATCTTGCTGATGAAGGAGGTcatgaaaatatcaaatctaAGCAACAAgataacaatgaaaatttgaagaaagatgAAGTCAAGAATTTGGACAAAAACAAAGCCATCGAAGACGTCACTACAACTAACGTGGACAGCATATTAGAAAAACCTACACCAACCTCCACAAAAGTAGAGAACAACCAAAGCGAAGATGATTCTACAATGAAGGAATTAAAGTCGATGCTGAACTCCACACCTACCACACCAACACATAACGGCCCCACCCCACTCCCTGCAAAAGCTGGTACCCAATTGGATAAACGCATGAGCGACCTATCGCTGAAATCCGAAACGCCCGCTTCTCCTAAGAACTATAGCGCACCCAATATATCGTCGTCAAGCAATTCACTGAGAAGCCTCGGGAGTCCAAGCGTGTCGTCCtcgaaaaagaagaaggctATCCATCACCACTTGGACATCACTAACAGTGTTACGAATATGTCATCTGTGAGCGCCTTTATCTCAAGATAGACGTAAAGACTTCTTTATGCTTTAGTACCTTCATTATTCTTTCATACCCCCCCCTCTATTAGCTTCGATATACGATATTATTATCgggaaaaagataaagggcacaaaaataaagcaaaCAATGAAATAGAGCACAAACATATAAATTCACATATGtacttatatatttttacttcgaaccaaaaacaaacattttattatttattcaatttttaCTTTGATAAACGTGATCGCTTTTTCTCGGTTCCTTCGGCATCATCTCTCACCCTTCAAggttaaaaaaaataaaatcgGACGAGAAAAGTATTGGACAAACAACAATTTTCCACGTGCTTATcacgtttttttttatttaatgtAGAATGTGAACCATTATACTTCAAAGGTAAACACTTCGTTAGTtgttccttcttctttccagtaattattttttctaactAGAAGTACCAATATCAAGTGATCAAATAGAATACGGTTTCTACATTTTTCTATTAACGATGAACTCTCTGGCAAATAATAAACTTTCCACTGAGGATGAGCAGATCCATTCCGCAAGAAAAAGAGCCTATAACGAGGGGCAGAACAGCAGCGACGCcagaaaaaagcaaagagATCAAGGATTGTTGTCTCAAGAGAGCAATGACGGAAACATTGACTCTGCCCTATTAAGTGAGGGGGCTACTCTAAAAGGGACTCAAAGTCAATATGAAAGCGGACCGACGTCTAACCAAAATGAGAAAGAAGGTGACGAAAATCCATCAGTGGCTGAAGCTGCAGTCGCTGCCACTGTCAATTACACAGACCTAATCCAGGGCCAGGAGGATGGTTCTGATGCTCATACATCTAAACAAACGAATGCGAATGACGAGCGCAAGGATTCCATGAATGGTAGAGGAGCCACAACCCCATCAAATGAAAGGGTCAAGCCAAATTCCTCCCTAGAGGGAATGTCATCTTCACCAATGGAATCCGCACAACAATCTAAAAATGATATGCTCATACCATTGGCAGAAGACGACCGTGGGCCAGAACACGAACAGGATGACgaagacgatgatgatgccGACATCGACCTCAAAAAGGATATAAGTTTGCAACCAGGTCGTCGTGGAAGAAAACCTACTACATTAGCCACAACAGACGAGTGGAAAAAGCAAAGGAAAGATTCCCATAAAGAGGTCGAAAGGCGCCGCCGCGAAAATATCAACACTGCGATCAACGTCTTAAGCGACTTACTGCCCGTGAGAGAATCAAGCAAGGCAGCAATATTGGCACGTGCCGCAGAAtacattcaaaaattgaaagaaactgATGAGGCAAACATCGAAAAATGGACGTTACAAAAATTGCTTAGCGAGCAAAATGCATCGCAATTAGCCAGTGCAAACGAGAAACTGCAAGAGGAACTGGGAAATGCTTACAAGGAAATTGAGTACATGAAGCGCATTTTAAGGAAGGGGGGGATAGAATACGAGGATATGCACGCCCACAAGAAACAAGAGAATGAAAGGAAAGGTACTAGGAGCGATAATCCGCACAATGCTTGAGAGCTAAAAATAGATAGTTACATGTATTCTGAGCTTCCGTATATATCTGCATTTCACCCTCATGGCGTGTTTGTTAGgtttttatcaatattCCATGGGCATATTCAAAACCACCCGGATAGCACTAGATATCCACTCAGCCTCAAACTCggcaagaaaagagaagacGGACTTCTTTAACTTCCGAATATGTCTTTGTACGCTATTGTTTTTCGTCCCTAAATGGCTTAGCAAAATTTTTGCCAAGAATTTTTATGACATttaatggaaaaattgCCAAGAGAAATACGCACAACCTCCGTTTTCCCGCCTTTTTATCAGAAAATCTTTGTTTTcccttccttttttttgggtcgcaggaaagaaaaaagatagTAGTGGAAAGGATTaacctgaaaaaaaaaggcaaaaacGTTACATCCTTGAAGGTCCGCGACAATCACGGGCCTATTTCTACTTTGGGGCTTCGCTTGATTACTTAAGAAGAAACATTGGAAGTACATCACGTAAAAGTGCGCTCTCTTTTAATCTGGTACTCTGCTATCTGTATCTTATATAATTAACAACAGCCATTATTTACTTTCTGGGAAACAGCCaacatttatttttatgaaTTAGAATAGCTAAAAGTGTCTAagaaagaggaagagaaagaagagtAAGATATTATTTCAATGATGTTATCACTGCGCAGGTTTTCTATGTACGTTTTAAGATCTCTGCGGCTTCACTTTAAAAAGATAGCAGTTATTCTTTTGGCCGTGCAGTTACTGTTTATTATAGTGTTTGTATTTAGCGGCCGCTCACCGATTATTGACAGTAACTGGAAGTCATTCACTGcgccattttttgaaccaGTTACCCACGCTGACAAGAACAACAACTATGCTGCTTTCGATCTGAGATCAAAAGATAACGTAGCCAGACTGTAcgaaaaaatgaatttcGATACTTCAGGCGAATGGATTGACACATACACCTTGAGGAATAACCTTCTCACTGTGAAAATGGGCTCTGAAAAAGGACAGGTTCTCGATTCGGTAGACGAATTGAGATATTATGATAGTGACCCAAGATTGGTATGGTCAGTTGTACTGGATCACTTGTTAGAATCAGATTCCAATGAATACGCATTTTCGTGGTACGATTGGGCCAATTTTGACTCGACAAATAAACTCATTGCACTGAGACACACCAATATCTCTTGTCAGTTTGTTTGCGAAGGTGCTTTTGATAAAGAGATGCTAGAAAGGGTAGAGGGCGAAGTACAAGAGCCCTTATTTGTCACAAATAGGAACAAATATGACGAATCACTTTGGTATGATAGGGTAAGAAAGATTGTGGATCCTAATTTGGTCCAGCAGGTCATACATGATCATTGTAAGAACAATGACGCATATTCCAATGGTACTCCTTTCGAACTACCCTTTATAATTAGTGGAACTTCTGAAAGGTTGAGGCCGGAGGTTTATGACTTACAAGCCAAAAACCATTTATTATATTCTAATTTTACTCCGTTGTCATTGACCGTACTGGACAGCGATAAAGATGCTTATCGaattgatttgaaaaaaacagactcttcaaaatcaaacatAGTACAAACCAATCTATTACAGAACTACATTCAAAGGCACAGAAATGAAATAGTAAATGGCGATCTCATTTTCAACCACacttccatttttgaaaaattcttgcATCATGAATctaccaaaaaaaggaaacttg encodes:
- a CDS encoding uncharacterized protein (similar to YJR056C), which codes for MEQMHSLESSLPPEQPPTKQAIENLNLELSQEFKLAANAVTRLYRVANEKNSLTKHQGYLTCLDDILCALDSNVTTDELRAWCYKRRNDILSNSQDKSSNPVKERERKLNKFSENQHRENDTHKEPSRKDIEVKYNFSFNESNGDLSNINGNVSPKFRLSMPPLSVEHPARNANRIKSWKVRTINHGRGDMRNLNDIIALGNEREREHENLHHEKKPKLDSDSEADVFHQDMEP
- the CDC8 gene encoding bifunctional thymidylate/uridylate kinase (Thymidylate and uridylate kinase~similar to YJR057W); the protein is MGRGKLILIEGLDRTGKTTQCNILYKKLQPNCKLLKFPERSTRIGGLINEYLTDDGFQLSDQAIHLLFSANRWEMVDEIRKALLEGKNIVMDRYVYSGVAYSAAKGTNGMDLNWCLQPDIGLLKPDLTLFLSTQDVDNNAEKCGFGNERYETVQFQEKVKQTFITLLENEMRKGDESIRIVDVSNRGIQEVEALIWQMVEPVLTTHIDHDKFSFF
- the APS2 gene encoding Aps2p (Small subunit of the clathrin-associated adaptor complex AP-2~similar to YJR058C) — encoded protein: MAVQFILCFNKQGVVRLVRWFDVHSSDPQRSQDAIAQIYRLISSRDHKHQSNFVEFSDSTKLIYRRYAGLYFVMGVDLLDDEPIYLCHIHLFVEVLDAFFGNVCELDIVFNFYKVYMIMDEMFIGGEIQEISKDMLLERLSILDRLD
- the PTK2 gene encoding protein kinase PTK2 (serine/threonine protein kinase~similar to YJR059W) encodes the protein MVGNSKDKEVHKSPSVSTLKLLGKRLFNSSSHTDNSSLLLSAEQLGNGRSLRKRPTSPSIGGSGSGGNSPSSSAGARQRSASLHRRKNNASVGFSNGPVSSHKSSAALQDLIKHNNNPYLNSPSDILGTGTGISSARDRDRIVLDREKEKERARNKERNTHHAGLPQRSNSMASHHFPNENIVYNPYGISPNHARPDTAFADTLNMNKENDLSFYMHDGNSKIRMLPLPIANPNDFLPEDMKQYSVHLTDNFVFDTDNKPIGSGGSSEVRKVKSSYRQKDVYALKKLNMIYHESPEKFYKRCSKEFIIAKHLSHNVHITKTFYLLKVPTTTYTTRGWGFIMELGVKDLFQLMERTGWKNVPFNEKYCLFKQVAQGIKFCHDNGIAHRDLKPENVLISKEGICKLTDFGISDWYHVVPHDYTSPVKTCQGMIGSPPYTPPEVMYFDAKKHYPEKFQKPYNPLAMDSYALGIMLITMINNIIPFIDSCNTDARFREFEVSYDNFINHQNPHFRDKGCHKPGPGSEYSLARNFKNTDATRIAWRLADPNPATRYTMDDLFDDPFFQQIETCVEPSDDDLVRVPELRKSTSTNDFTENSSDTPCDQEVVHTSNPFLKKETLTSKPRSMLEIAESPSLKQKSKVKDNAKTKSHDLADEGGHENIKSKQQDNNENLKKDEVKNLDKNKAIEDVTTTNVDSILEKPTPTSTKVENNQSEDDSTMKELKSMLNSTPTTPTHNGPTPLPAKAGTQLDKRMSDLSLKSETPASPKNYSAPNISSSSNSLRSLGSPSVSSSKKKKAIHHHLDITNSVTNMSSVSAFISR
- the CBF1 gene encoding Cbf1p (Basic helix-loop-helix (bHLH) protein~similar to YJR060W) is translated as MNSLANNKLSTEDEQIHSARKRAYNEGQNSSDARKKQRDQGLLSQESNDGNIDSALLSEGATLKGTQSQYESGPTSNQNEKEGDENPSVAEAAVAATVNYTDLIQGQEDGSDAHTSKQTNANDERKDSMNGRGATTPSNERVKPNSSLEGMSSSPMESAQQSKNDMLIPLAEDDRGPEHEQDDEDDDDADIDLKKDISLQPGRRGRKPTTLATTDEWKKQRKDSHKEVERRRRENINTAINVLSDLLPVRESSKAAILARAAEYIQKLKETDEANIEKWTLQKLLSEQNASQLASANEKLQEELGNAYKEIEYMKRILRKGGIEYEDMHAHKKQENERKGTRSDNPHNA